The following is a genomic window from Merismopedia glauca CCAP 1448/3.
AGCCGATGCCATCGCCAGAGAAATAGAGAAATTAGATCCGGCGATCGCTACTCTGCCCAAAATCGTCTATGGTTTGCCTAGAGGTGGAATTCCAGTTGCCCTTCCCATCGCTCGGCAATTAAGCTGTCCTTTAGAAATTATAGTCGCTAAAAAAATCACTTTACCTGGAAATACCGAATTAGCGATTGGGGCTGTGACGGCTGATGGAGAATTATTATGGTCTAGTGCTAGACTTTCACAGTCGCTAGAAGTTTTAGAAATTGCTCAACAACAAGCTCTAGCCGCAGCTAAAGCTCAAGAAGCTCAATTATTACCCTATTGCCCCCAAACATCGCCGCAAGGAGCGATCGCTATTCTCGTTGATGATGGAATTGCTACTGGATTAACTATGGCAGTGGCAGTTAAAGCGATTAAATCAAAAAATCCCGCTCAGGTATGGATTAGCGCTCCTGTAGCTCCTGCTGAGCTAATTTACTGGCTAACTCAATGGGCAGACAAAGTGATAATTCTGGCTACTCCAAATCCTTTCTTAAGCGTTAGTCGCTTTTATCAAGCATTTCCCCAAGTAGAGACTAACTTAGTTATCAATTTTTTAGAACAGCACAATAGCGGATTAGGGATTAGGGATTAGGGATTAGGGATTAGGAAAATTGCCCAGTCCCCAGTCCCCAGTCCCCAGTCCCTAGGTTCCTGATGTCCAAGAGTTGATATATTCAACCTGTTCGGTAGTCAAACTATCAATTTGAATTCCCATTGCTTGCAACTTCAAACGGGCGATTTCCTTGTCTACTTCTACAGGAATGGAGTGTAAACCAGGCTCTAGTTTACCTTTGTTTTTGGCTAAATATTCACAAGCCATCGCTTGGTTAGCAAAACTCATATCCATTACAGCGCTGGGGTGTCCTTCCGCCGCAGCTAAGTTGATTAAGCGCCCTTCGCCCAAAACCACGACTGATTTCCCGTTGGGTAAGCGGTATTCTTGGGTAAAGTTGCGAACTTGTTTGACTTCGGTGGCTGTAGCACCCAAGGATTTCAAGTCAATTTCGATATCAAAGTGACCTGAATTGCAGACCATTGCCCCATCTTTCATCACTTCAAAGTGTTCGCTGCGGATGACGTGCTTGTTACCAGTTACAGTAACAAAGATATCTCCTAAAGGAGCAGCTTCAGCCATAGGCATCACGCGGAAACCATCCATTACGGCTTCAATTGCCTTAGTTGGGTCAATTTCGGTCACAATTACGTTAGCACCCAAACCACGGGCGCGCATGGCTGTACCTTTACCACACCAGCCATAACCAGCGACAACGATGTTTTTACCAGCTAAAAGGACGTTAGTGGCACGAATGATGCCATCTAGGGTAGATTGCCCAGTTCCATAGCGGTTATCAAAGAAATGCTTAGTGTCGGCATCGTTAACGTTCACTGCGGGGAAGGTGAGTACCCCATCTCGCAACATCGCTTGTAAGCGCACGATTCCAGTAGTGGTTTCTTCGGTAGTACCGATTAAATCGGCAATTTGGTCTTGTCTTTCTTGAATCAGGGTGGCTACCACATCGCTACCATCATCAATAATGAGGTTAGGGCGATGATCTAGGGCAATTTGGACGTGACGGTTATAGGTTTCGTTATCTTCACCCTTAATGGCAAATACAGGGATACCATAGTCAACTACTAAGCAAGCAGCGACATCATCTTGGGTAGATAGGGGGTTACTGGCAATTAATAACGCATCAGCACCAGCAGCTTTGAGGGCGATCGCCAAGTGAGCAGTTTCCGTGGTAACGTGACAGCAAGCCACCAACCGGATGCCAGCTAGGGGTTTTTCTTGAGCAAAGCGATCGCGAATTTGCTTGAGAACGGGCATTTCTCTTCCCGCCCACTCAATCCGTTGTTTACCTAGGGGCGCTAGAGCTAAATCTTTAACTTCGCACTTAATTTTGGTAGGTGTGGCAATCATGCGCTAGGAATCTCTACTTAAATTGTTTAGATCTAATCTTCACTAGGGTAACTGATGTACCATCTAAGGCGCTATACCGATAGTACCTTTTGATAGGTTGTTAGATTTAAGAGCGATCGCCCTAATCATAAGCTAAAACGCATCTAGTCTTGAGATTTAAATTGATTCAAGCTCTTGTGGGGTAGGCATCCTGCCAATGGAATTAAGTATAATTTTCCCAATACTGAAGAGGGACGAGAACAGACAAAAAACGCGATTAAGCTCAAGATTGAAGGTAATTTGTAGTGGTAGGTTGGGTTACCAAAGGAAACCCAACACCCAGCCTTGCTCTTACAGTCCCAAATCTACAGCCACCCGATGGGCGCAAGCAAACCCTGAAAAAGCCACAGCATTTAACCCCTGTCCTGGAAAAGTACTATCACCCACACAGTATAATCCTGGAATTGCCGTGCGGTTGAAAGGCATTCCCAACAACCCCAATAGCTTCCGTCGGGGAATGGGGCCATAACTGCCGTCATCTCGCCCTAAAAATCGGCGATGAGTTCGTGGAGTGCCGATTTCCATATAGTCTAAGCCTGCATCTAAGCCAGGAAAGATTTTTTCTAAACGTTCGATTATCTTGCCAGCTTTGGCTTCTTTTTGCTCTTCGTAATCTTTTGGAGATAAATTCTCCCAGTCTTTCATCCAAGAGGGAGTAAAGCTATGGATGATGTGATATCCTTCGGGCGCTAAACTTGGATCTAGTAAAGTAGGAATCGAAACAAAAATTGTACCCTCTCCATCTTCCATTTTCTGCCAATCTTCTAGCAAAATGTGATGGCACTCAGTTCCAGGGGGTAAAACGTTGGCTTCTACTCCCAAATGTAAGCTCAAGAAACTCGGAGATTTTTGATATCTTTGCTGCCATTTTCGTTCAGATGGAGGCATTTGGTCGGCTGGGAGTAGTTTTTCAAAGGTATCCCAACGAGTAGCATTAGAAACAATCCGTTTGGCTCGATAAACTTGACCTCCAACTAGTTTTACCCCAACAGCCCGTCCATTTTCAGTTAGTATCTCTGTAACTCTAGCTTGGTATTTAATTTGACCTCCAGCTTTTTCTAATCCGTCTACCAACTTTTGGGCAATTTGACCAACTCCTCCTCGCGGATAGTTAATTCCTCCATAGTGTCTATCAGAAAATACCATTCCCGCATTTATCATGGGAGTCAGATCTGCTGGAACGACTGACCAGCAATAGCATTCAATATCAATAAATTTAAGCAGTAACGGGTCTTTAATATACTTACGGGCTAAATCGCCAGCATTTTGCGGTAGATATTTGGCTAATCCCAAGCAAGCTAAGGGATTTTGGAAAAATACTCTGGCGAGATATTTGGGTTCTTCTAAAGAGAGTAATTCAATCGAGTTTAGGCAATTGAATACCTTCCAGCATTCATCGTAAAACTTACGTATCCCTTCACGTTCGTGAGGAAATTTCTGAGTTAGTTCTTGCAAAAACTTCTCATAATTGCGATGAACTTTCACCTCAAAATCTTCTGGCAGATGGTAGTCAATTTGGACTGGATCGGAAATTGTGTCTAGACTGACGTTAACTGCTTTTAAGGCACGAGTTAGTAGATTGGTGGTTCCTTGAGTCCCAAAACCAAAAATCATGGACGCACCAACGTCAAATCGATACCCTTCTCGTTCAAAATATCCAGCACTACCTCCAGGAATGAGGTAGCTTTCTAGGACTAAAACATTTGCCCCTTTTGCGGCTAGTTGAGTCGCTGTGACTAACCCACCAATTCCAGAACCAATAACTATTGCATCATACTCAGGGGTATTAGATAAAACGTGGGATGGAGAAATGCTGGAGGTAGCAGGCATGGAGTTGAAGATCTTGATGTGACAGACTAACTGGATCTAGCATACTCAACCTTTTGCCTTCCATAAGCGATCGCCCTCCAAAATTGGAGATTAGGGATGGTAGCGATATAGGATAAATAGGGGAGAAAAACCGCGAAAATTGATGATTTAGATCTATTTTTGACTTCTTGAATTTTATCAGGTGTTTACTGTTTCTATCTCAAAAAAAAAAGCGGGGACAAGCCTGAACCTATCCCACCTGCCGTTCCTTAAATTAGAGAGGAGAACACTTGAATTAAAGATACCCTTATTGCAATGTAATGTCAATACTAATAGAAATTATTTTCAATAAAGTTGAAAGTTAGTCTTGACCATCAGCAGAAAAATGCTGCTAGCTATTAATCCTCAAGCCAGCAGCAGATAAGTTGTTCCTCCGAAGCACTGTCTAGGCTGACTTTACATTTTGCTAATAATTCTCTGGAGAATTTCAACTCCACTAAGAGCTTGCCAGCCAAATAATCCTAAAAGAATGACATTTAAAGTAATGTGGGTATAGCGTGCCCAATCTACTCCCTTCTGCATATAGGGAGAAAGGGCGGCTGAGGTAGCAATGAGTCCTGTCATTCCCAAACCTACCAACAGGTGAGGTCCGAAAAACAGTTTTTGGTTATTAATGTAAGTCACACCCATGGCTACGAGCGTACCAATTACCATCAAAGCAAGAAGAATAGAACCCATTTGGTGGTGTCGAACGTTAAATTTACCCTTAACCAGTTCTTTTTTAGCTTCTCCTTGGGCATTTCTAGTCCGCCGGATTTGAATGCCCAAATACATAGCGTAGATGGAAATTGCTAGCAAAATCCACATTAAAATTGGATGAATAAAATTGAGCCAGGGTTTAATTTCTGTGGGAATCGCCAAACTCATAAGCTGCAAATCCGTGTCTTTCTACCTATTTAATAAAACTTAGCATAATGCAATAAAAAGATAACATGAATTTAAGAATTGATTTAGAAATTATTCAAGCTAGCCGCCAGGGAGATCTGAAGAGAGTCAAAAATCTTCTAGATCGAGGAGTAGCAGTAGATGCTCAAGATGCTGAGGGAACAACGGCTTTAATGTTTGCCGCCCAAAATGGTTATACCGAAATTATCAAAATTTTGGTAGATGCGGGTGCGGATCTAAATCTAGCCAGGAAAAAATTTGGGGTGACTCCACTAATGCTAGCCGCGTCAAGCGATCGCCTTGATGCAGTTCAAACTTTAATCGCTAGTGGTGCAGCAATTAATGCTCAAAACGAAGATGGTAGTACAGCGCTGGCGATCGCAGCTTTTAAAGGAAATCGACAGATTGTGTCAATTTTACTAGATGCTGGGGCAAATCCTAATATTCAAGATCGAGATGGAGATATAGCTTTAAATTTGGCTCTCAGCAACAGCGATGCTCAGATAGTTAAATCTTTGCTATCATCTGGGGCAAATCCCAACCTGAAAAATCCAGAAGGCGATACCCCCTTAATGCTAGCCGCAGAGGGAAAAAATCTGGATATGGTGCGAGATTTGGTAGCTGCTGGTGCCGATCTTAACACCCAAAATCCCGATGGTTGGACAGCTTTGATGATGGCTGCGGCTGGAGGAGAATTAGAAGTAGTCAAGTGTCTGATTACTCCCCAAAGTGAAATTGACAGGACAAATCAAGAAGGGGAAACGGCATTACATCTAGCAGTAGTTGAAGGTTATCCCCAAATAGTCAATTTTTTGCTAAGATCGGGTGCTAATTGCCAAATTAGAAATAAATTGGGCGATACACCTTTAGCGATCGCTGTTCTCCAGGGTGAAACAGAAATAGTGGCGATGTTGTTAGCTCAAGGTGCAGAAGTTAATGTACCCAATAGTGGAGAAACCCCTATATCTATCGCTGCTTCCCGCAGACAAGCTAATATAGTCCAACTTTTAC
Proteins encoded in this region:
- the crtH gene encoding carotenoid isomerase, with the translated sequence MPATSSISPSHVLSNTPEYDAIVIGSGIGGLVTATQLAAKGANVLVLESYLIPGGSAGYFEREGYRFDVGASMIFGFGTQGTTNLLTRALKAVNVSLDTISDPVQIDYHLPEDFEVKVHRNYEKFLQELTQKFPHEREGIRKFYDECWKVFNCLNSIELLSLEEPKYLARVFFQNPLACLGLAKYLPQNAGDLARKYIKDPLLLKFIDIECYCWSVVPADLTPMINAGMVFSDRHYGGINYPRGGVGQIAQKLVDGLEKAGGQIKYQARVTEILTENGRAVGVKLVGGQVYRAKRIVSNATRWDTFEKLLPADQMPPSERKWQQRYQKSPSFLSLHLGVEANVLPPGTECHHILLEDWQKMEDGEGTIFVSIPTLLDPSLAPEGYHIIHSFTPSWMKDWENLSPKDYEEQKEAKAGKIIERLEKIFPGLDAGLDYMEIGTPRTHRRFLGRDDGSYGPIPRRKLLGLLGMPFNRTAIPGLYCVGDSTFPGQGLNAVAFSGFACAHRVAVDLGL
- a CDS encoding ankyrin repeat domain-containing protein; protein product: MNLRIDLEIIQASRQGDLKRVKNLLDRGVAVDAQDAEGTTALMFAAQNGYTEIIKILVDAGADLNLARKKFGVTPLMLAASSDRLDAVQTLIASGAAINAQNEDGSTALAIAAFKGNRQIVSILLDAGANPNIQDRDGDIALNLALSNSDAQIVKSLLSSGANPNLKNPEGDTPLMLAAEGKNLDMVRDLVAAGADLNTQNPDGWTALMMAAAGGELEVVKCLITPQSEIDRTNQEGETALHLAVVEGYPQIVNFLLRSGANCQIRNKLGDTPLAIAVLQGETEIVAMLLAQGAEVNVPNSGETPISIAASRRQANIVQLLLEYGANPDTVVKGGKTLLMQASDRNDLPTIRSLLQKGAKVNLQDASGATALMWAAHRGYLEPVQLLLAAGADPTIKNLGGYTASALAEFNKYPAVVELLNH
- a CDS encoding phosphoribosyltransferase; translated protein: MSHCPRFRDRTQAGEQLADAIAREIEKLDPAIATLPKIVYGLPRGGIPVALPIARQLSCPLEIIVAKKITLPGNTELAIGAVTADGELLWSSARLSQSLEVLEIAQQQALAAAKAQEAQLLPYCPQTSPQGAIAILVDDGIATGLTMAVAVKAIKSKNPAQVWISAPVAPAELIYWLTQWADKVIILATPNPFLSVSRFYQAFPQVETNLVINFLEQHNSGLGIRD
- the ahcY gene encoding adenosylhomocysteinase, whose translation is MIATPTKIKCEVKDLALAPLGKQRIEWAGREMPVLKQIRDRFAQEKPLAGIRLVACCHVTTETAHLAIALKAAGADALLIASNPLSTQDDVAACLVVDYGIPVFAIKGEDNETYNRHVQIALDHRPNLIIDDGSDVVATLIQERQDQIADLIGTTEETTTGIVRLQAMLRDGVLTFPAVNVNDADTKHFFDNRYGTGQSTLDGIIRATNVLLAGKNIVVAGYGWCGKGTAMRARGLGANVIVTEIDPTKAIEAVMDGFRVMPMAEAAPLGDIFVTVTGNKHVIRSEHFEVMKDGAMVCNSGHFDIEIDLKSLGATATEVKQVRNFTQEYRLPNGKSVVVLGEGRLINLAAAEGHPSAVMDMSFANQAMACEYLAKNKGKLEPGLHSIPVEVDKEIARLKLQAMGIQIDSLTTEQVEYINSWTSGT
- a CDS encoding DUF4079 domain-containing protein, whose translation is MSLAIPTEIKPWLNFIHPILMWILLAISIYAMYLGIQIRRTRNAQGEAKKELVKGKFNVRHHQMGSILLALMVIGTLVAMGVTYINNQKLFFGPHLLVGLGMTGLIATSAALSPYMQKGVDWARYTHITLNVILLGLFGWQALSGVEILQRIISKM